One genomic window of Nitrososphaerota archaeon includes the following:
- a CDS encoding P-II family nitrogen regulator encodes MKKVEAIIRAERLDEVKNTLAAEGFLGLTVYEVKGRGRQKGIALQWRGVKEYRVDLLPKIKLEVVVEDKDVERVVNILREKAYTGKVGDGKIFILPVDEVIRIRTGEMGKDAI; translated from the coding sequence ATGAAGAAGGTTGAAGCGATCATTAGAGCCGAGAGGCTTGATGAAGTGAAGAATACCTTAGCAGCAGAAGGCTTCCTAGGGCTTACGGTTTATGAAGTGAAGGGTAGAGGGCGGCAGAAAGGAATCGCTCTTCAGTGGCGTGGTGTAAAGGAGTACAGAGTTGACTTGCTACCGAAGATCAAATTAGAGGTTGTTGTGGAAGATAAGGACGTTGAAAGAGTCGTCAATATTCTGAGAGAAAAAGCTTACACTGGAAAAGTCGGCGATGGAAAAATCTTTATTCTACCTGTAGATGAAGTAATCAGAATAAGAACTGGAGAAATGGGAAAAGATGCAATCTAA
- a CDS encoding ammonium transporter — protein MATALVMVMTPGLGFFYGGMVRQKNAVSIIMQCFLMLMLISVQWVLWGYTLAFGSSFGGVIGGLEWLGLQGVGLNPNPTYAATIPHAAFIMFQAMFAVITPALIVGAFAERVKINTLIIFILLWSTFVYDPVAHWVWGSNGWLRQLGVLDFAGGTVVHVNAGAAALASAFVLRRRIGFGSVAMEPHNIPFVALGTALLWFGWFGFNAGSALTAGLSATNAFMVTNTAAAAAGLTWMLMSWYFRGRPSVLGSMAGVVAGLVAITPAAGFVNPLSAIVIGVGAGFFCYVAAAFRVRRQLDDSLDVWGVHGIGGTWGAIATGLFAEKALGGVDGLLFGRVEQLGIQLIGVAAAWVYSFTVSLLIFKALDIGLGFCVKPEEEDVGLDISQHGEKAYASF, from the coding sequence ATGGCTACGGCTTTGGTAATGGTTATGACACCAGGTTTAGGTTTCTTCTACGGGGGGATGGTTAGACAGAAGAATGCCGTCTCAATAATAATGCAATGCTTTCTTATGCTTATGCTGATCAGCGTTCAATGGGTTCTTTGGGGTTACACATTAGCTTTCGGCTCTTCATTTGGAGGGGTCATAGGAGGGCTTGAGTGGTTGGGGCTGCAGGGCGTTGGCTTGAATCCGAATCCGACCTATGCTGCTACTATTCCTCACGCAGCTTTCATAATGTTCCAAGCAATGTTCGCCGTCATTACGCCAGCGTTAATCGTAGGAGCCTTCGCTGAGAGGGTGAAGATCAACACACTCATCATCTTTATACTGCTTTGGTCTACCTTCGTATATGATCCTGTCGCCCACTGGGTATGGGGTAGTAATGGGTGGTTAAGGCAGCTTGGCGTCCTCGACTTCGCAGGCGGAACCGTTGTTCACGTAAATGCTGGGGCCGCTGCTTTAGCGTCAGCCTTCGTACTACGTCGGAGGATAGGTTTCGGCTCTGTCGCTATGGAGCCTCATAACATCCCCTTTGTAGCACTCGGTACAGCGTTACTCTGGTTCGGATGGTTCGGCTTTAATGCGGGTAGTGCGTTGACCGCAGGATTATCAGCTACCAATGCCTTTATGGTCACTAATACCGCAGCTGCCGCAGCTGGGCTTACGTGGATGCTTATGAGCTGGTATTTTAGGGGTAGGCCAAGCGTTTTAGGGTCGATGGCTGGTGTTGTTGCTGGGTTGGTTGCAATAACACCCGCAGCCGGATTTGTGAACCCTCTTTCCGCAATAGTTATAGGTGTTGGAGCAGGCTTCTTTTGCTACGTTGCGGCAGCGTTTAGGGTTCGAAGGCAGCTTGATGACTCTCTTGATGTGTGGGGTGTGCATGGTATAGGCGGAACGTGGGGGGCTATAGCAACTGGCCTCTTCGCTGAAAAGGCGTTAGGGGGTGTGGATGGGCTGCTTTTTGGTAGAGTTGAGCAACTGGGCATTCAACTAATAGGTGTAGCGGCCGCTTGGGTCTATTCTTTCACCGTGTCCCTGCTCATATTTAAGGCTCTTGATATTGGGTTAGGTTTCTGCGTTAAGCCTGAAGAGGAAGACGTTGGTCTTGACATCTCTCAACACGGTGAGAAAGCTTATGCATCTTTTTGA